GTTGAACCATATTAATTTTAGATTTATATTTTCTGTTCTTTAAGCCCGTGTTTAGACTTTACAAATAATAGACGTCAAAAAAAAAAAAAAAAAGACTTTACAAATAATCATCGTCGTTAACGCCGCCTCTTAACGGCAAACGTCAAATCCTGATCCTGAAGAAAGAGTTTCGACGCGGCGCTTTTTTTTTTTTTTTTTTTTTTTTTTTTTTTTGACTCTTTCGTCATCTTCCCGTTAGATGCAGTTTTCGTAGCGATGGCAGAGATCAGAATCGCCGACGAAGACGACCACCTGGAGCTTACCGTCCGCGATCTCGATTCACCGGATTTGGAAAAATCAGCCTCGGTCCCTTCATTAGCTTCCGGCGAAATCGTCCCTCTCCTGAGTCAGAACCAAAGACCCAGGTTCAACATCTTCTCCCCCTCCTACGCTCGACGCAGACCAAGGGTAAGACAAATAACTCCTCTAGCTTTGATCAGCACAATTCGATACGATTTCAATTGGAAAGTAAACTGATTCCATGTAATGCTTGCCTAATTTTGATATTCCACAAGAAGTGAGATCAGATTTCGTTTGGAATGTTGAGTGTGAGGTGTTTGTGTGCAGGAGCAAGTGATTAGAGTAAGTGAAAGTGAGATATCACCAGTAATTCAGTTTTCATCATGGGTTTGGAGTGGGTCACGTTACTCTGGCTTACTCTGTATGGCCTTGTCATCCACACTCTACCTCATCATGGAGTTACTTTCAGTTTCTTTTTCTGGTTAGTGACTCTCCTTTTGATTTTATCATCTTTGTGCTGTGTTTCATGGGTTTGTGTAACTTTTTGGAGAAGACTAGAAAGAATTATTACTTCTTTTCAACATATATAAATTATTTTTGTGTTAACATCTTGTCCTTTGTTCACATTGTGGGAATCTATATTGGATGTTTTGTAAATTTTCTGTCTTTTCTAGTTGAAAATGGAATCTCTACTTAGAGTAGTGCAAGTTTATTTCAAACCATTTTAGCTTTATCAGTTATCTATACATATGGAATTTATTTGTGTTTAAAGCTCTGCATCTTGTCCTTTGCTCACATGGTGGGATGTTTAGGTGTCTGAAACGGTGGACCTGTTTTTAGCTTGTCTTATCCAGTTGAAAATGGAATCTCTACTTAGAATAGTGCAATCTTAGTTCACCCTTTTAGCTTTTTCAGTTATCCAAATATATTGATGTGGATGCCTTTGCTTATGACAGTTGAGCCGATTCCTTTGTTTGAGACCGCGTTCCTGAGATGCACTATTATCTTGATACTATCATACATTTGCTTGAAAAGAATCGGACAACCAGTGTTTGGACCTGCGCATGCCAGGAAGCTTTTGATTTCACGAGCCCTTGTGGGTTATCTTTCTTTGTTTAGTTTCATCTTTAGGTAATCAAACTTACACTCTGCTCACATTTCATTAACCATTATATCAATTTGTTTTGAAATCTCAGTTAGCAACTGTCTCTTTTCACACAAATCAGTTTGTCATTGGTAGCAAAATGAGACTTGTAACCCTCTTTTTCACTTGTGTTGTTGACATTATGAACCACAGCATCCAAATGTTGCCCTTGTCCCAAGCTATTGTACTAAGCTTTGTGAATCCAGTTATGGCTTCCATTGCAGCACGTGTTATTTTGCATGAGAAGTTGAAAATAACTGATATTGGAGGTACAGAGCTTTTTCCTCTAGCTTTAGCTCCTGATGTGTATGCACTGTGAGCTGACAACAAAGCAAGTGTTTGACCTTTTTTCTGCACTGGTCCAGGTCTTGCTTGCAGCTTCTTTGGCGTTCTTTTTATTTTCGGCCCAACACTTACTGTCCAAGGTACAGAAGTGAGTTAACAAAATAGTTCCATTTAATGTATTCATAAAACTCCACCTGGATGTCCTTTATGCATGAGGAAACGAAGGTGTCATGTTGATTCACTTATCTTCTCTTGGTAGTTGGATCAGAAGTAAAGAGTGAAAATCTCAAAGGAAACCATCATATTTATGCGCTCTTGTTGGGTTTATTTTCATCAATCACTGGAGGAGTCAGCTATTGTCTCATAAAGGCAGCTGCTAAAGCATCGGAACAGCCAGTGTGAGATTTAAGATTCAGATGTGTCGTTGATCCAACATGGTTTGCCTCTTTAGTGAAAATTTTGAAGTTCAATGAAGAAATCAATCAATGATTTGCATTTTCGCAGGAACACGGTCCTTTCGTTTGGTTTGGTAGCTTGCCCAGCTGCAGCTATTTGTATGTTTTCCTTGGAGGTATGTTTTGTGCAAGTACAAAAAAGTGTTGCTTGATCATTACTCTTACTCATGACTCATAACCTTGATTCTTCTTATACAGAGCTTTGTGCTACCAGCGTTTGAGACCCTTATTTGCATGATTGTACTTGGGTTGCTGGCGTTTTGTGCTGAGGTGAGACATTCAACAACCTTCTGCTTCTGCACAGTTTTTTATTTTGCAGGCAAGTCTCATGATTAAGGTGATGTGTGTGTTTTCTACTGGTTTAAAGGTACTTTTGGCACGTGGACTTCAGCTTGAGAAAATCAGCAAAGCCGCAAACGTATTGTACATCGAGGTAGAGTTCCATTTCCTTAATAATAATGACAGTCTGAGGGTTTAGGACAGAGATGATGAATCTTGCTTCGGTTCGCCACTAAGGTGTGAAGTAGAAAGACTTAGTTTTGAGTTGTCTTTCTTGTGGGTTAGGTGGTGTTGTCGCAGTTATGGATACTTGGTAGCGGAAAAGCAGGATCGTCAGGCTTGTTTAGCCGCATTGTTGGGTGTTTGCTCATTCTCATGTCGGTGAGCTACACCATTTACACGGGACCTGCTAAAGATACAGAATAAGCATCAGCGTAGTAGCATTGTCCCATTTTTATTCTATTTTTTTTTTTTGTATTTTCTTTTGCCTACTCTACTTGTTGGTACAATGCAAAATCCAAACCTCAGTAACTCCATCTTTTCCTCAGTAACTCCATCTTTTTGGGTATTAAATTTCATTTATTTTTGGTTACTAGCCTTGGAAATATGACAACACTTTGTATGTTAGTTGTGTTGATTAGTTCTGGATAACGTAATATGGTTTATGTTTATTTAGTTGATAGCTACACAGAAAAAGAAACGGTTTCATCTCTTGCAACAAAAAACATTTTGTTTGATACTTAGGCAGTAGGCTTAAGCTAATTACTAGTATAAAATATGCTTGTCAATAAAAAGATATAACATATGCAACCCATAATTTTGTAACTGGACGAACTTAATCATATTTTTATAAGGAAAAGTGAAATGTTTCATTTTAATCTCGAGAAATTATTTGAAATATCATAAGTTAATTGCCATTTTAAAAAAAAATTCAATCAAAAATACATTTGGATTTAGAATTTAGTAATCATTGTTAAGGATTTTAGTATTTAAAGAGTGGTTTGGGTTTGGATTTATAGACATTTATAAATTATTTAACAGAATTAATTTACAAACAAAAAGGTAAACTGAAAAAATGGTACAGTATAAATTTATACTAAGATTATTTTTCGGAAACAAGGTGAAAAGATTTTGGCATTTAAAGATCTCGTCATGCAAACAACTAGCAACAACAAATTTTAAAACCAAAATAACTTGAGAAATGAAGTAACTCTTGCGAGGGCCCCACCTAGTCGATACAGAAGTTAATGAGGGGCGAATCCGTAAATAACCAAAATTTTCAAAAAGAGGAGAAAGAGAAGGAAATGTCTCTCTTTCATGAATTCAAAGCCACGCCAGAAGAGAAGTTGCAGAGAAGCTTTTAAATTCGCAGTGCCCACTGTCTCTCTTTTGCAGATTCCTTTTTATTAATTCTTTATTTATTTTTCCTTTTTTTTGAACTGCATATTAACATTTATTTATTTTTTCCTGTTTTTTCTCACTTTATATCTCTACTTTACCTGGGTTCTTCTACTTTTTTTTGTTTATTCTTCCTTTACGTCGTCTTCTTCCTCTGGCTGTGAAGCCATGGCGGAGATAAGCCATCCTCCAATGGAACAGCTTCAAGACCTTGAGTATTGCATCGACTCTAATCCTCCTTGGCGTAATAAACCCCCTCTCTCTCTCTCTCTCTTTCTATTTATTTATATAGTTTGTGTGCAGTTGAATATTATATATGCTTAATGGACCAATGACTCTAATGAACTTAATTTTCTAACTAAATTATTCTAATTAAGGAAACACGAGTTTTGGTGGGCCTTTCATGGAGTTTTCAGAGTCCTGATTTCTTTTACCTAACCTCTTTTTTTGCCGTTTGAGATGTAACTGTAACAACAACGTTCTAAAATCCAATTTGAAACATTGTTTGTGTGTGTTATTGCAGCTGAGACGGTGTTACTAGCATTTCAAAACTACATTCTAATGCTTGGATCAAGTGCTTTTATACCCGCATTGCTCGTACCAGCAATGGGTGGGACTGATGTAAGCCCTCCTTACAACATCTCTTGGTACGTTTCCATGTTTAATGCCCGTGCTAATCTATATATAACCTTAATCTGTGTCCAAAAGGGAGACAAAGCAAGGGTTATGCAGACGCTACTCTTTGTTGCTGGAATCAAGACGCTTGTTCAATCTCTTTTTGGTACGAGGTTGCCTGCTGTCGTTGGAGGCTCTTTCGCTTATGTTATCCCCATTGCTTACATCATTAATGACTCATCCTTACAAAAGATCTCCAATGATCATGAGGTAAAAAAAAAAAAAGAAGAAGGCCTAATGAGAATATGCCACACAAGATTATTTGGTAAATAGTATGTTCTTTGCAGAGGTTTATTCACACTATGAGAGCTATACAAGGGGCATTGATTGTAGCTTCAAGCATACAAATCATTCTTGGCTATAGCCAAGTATGGGGTCTTTTCTCAAGGTACATTCATTGCCCTTAATTAATTATAACATTCTTTTTATCCAAAATTCT
The DNA window shown above is from Brassica oleracea var. oleracea cultivar TO1000 chromosome C3, BOL, whole genome shotgun sequence and carries:
- the LOC106331500 gene encoding uncharacterized protein LOC106331500 — encoded protein: MAEIRIADEDDHLELTVRDLDSPDLEKSASVPSLASGEIVPLLSQNQRPRFNIFSPSYARRRPREQVIRVSESEISPVIQFSSWVWSGSRYSGLLCMALSSTLYLIMELLSVSFSVEPIPLFETAFLRCTIILILSYICLKRIGQPVFGPAHARKLLISRALVGYLSLFSFIFSIQMLPLSQAIVLSFVNPVMASIAARVILHEKLKITDIGGLACSFFGVLFIFGPTLTVQVGSEVKSENLKGNHHIYALLLGLFSSITGGVSYCLIKAAAKASEQPVNTVLSFGLVACPAAAICMFSLESFVLPAFETLICMIVLGLLAFCAEVLLARGLQLEKISKAANVLYIEVVLSQLWILGSGKAGSSGLFSRIVGCLLILMSVSYTIYTGPAKDTE